atggaaagtgttgcctcacagttctgaggtcccggcttcaatcccggacccgcctgtgtagagtttgcatgttctccccgtgcctgtgtggcttttcgctgggcactccgatttccttccacgtcccaaaaacatgcaatatttattggacactctgaattgcccttaggtgtgattgtgagtgtggctgtttgtctctgtgtgccctgtgattggctggcaaccagttcagggtgtaccccgcctcctgcccgttgacagctgggataggctccagcactactgcgatccttgtgaggatatgtggctaagaaaatggatggatggacgaaatATGGACCATTCAGCCTGAAAATCTGTAATGCACAGCAAAATTAGAGATAGGTCTTAAGTCGTAACAATAAgtaaaggagagagagagagagagagagagagagagagagagagagaggagagagagagagaggagagagagagagagagaagagagagcaagTCCTCGCTAAACGCAGGGAATTTAAAGTTgacaaataatattaaataaaatcactTACAACAAAATAATTAGTGTACGCTTCATCTATTTAATCACATCACAGCTGAGTAAGAATTAGTCGGAGGAATGGACCAAAGGaaattgagtttaaaaaaaaaaaatcacaaaactaGCATGCAATTAGTCCACACATAATTCATTTAATAGCAGCAAAAATATTATTCATCGAAAGAGATGGAGAAATACGGACAACAAAGTGCGGTAATGACCGGCAATGTTCGGAGTACTGGTGTTTACACATCCCACTCCATATCAAAAGGTGGCGCTAATACAAAGCAAATCTTGTCATGTGCCCGTTAAACTGAAGAAGAAGGCCCGCGTAGAGTTCAaatcttttagtttttttttcacccctggCGCTCTTGTACTCATGTGGAACAGGTAGTCTTCTGTTTGCAAATATCCAGAAATGCTTCTATTTTGTAATAATTACAATGATATATGTCTCGATGTATGGTGTCGTGTTCCGTGTGTACAAATCATAGTAAGTTCTGCattttgctgttgttgacaGGATACTGGATACTCTTCAGAGCGGATCCATTTACATTCAAATAGATACAATACTTTTTTCGTTATTCTAGTGTGCTTGATTTAATTTCCTGTAAGAAAGCTGTGTTCATTTTGTAAACGACTTAAATTGAGCTGTCCTAAAACGAGTAGTACCTGTCAATTTTTTAAGAAGTGCCAGATTAGTAaccacttttttcatttttctttgctatatttttttctcGGGAGGTGGGTCCGCGGTCTACCTTAGAGACTGTACTTGCTTGTATCTTTTAAACGTAACCTTTTTCAAATACATTGCCAAATCATTGTGGCTATCTTGACGTAAACGGTAATTTTgggtgtatagagctcgtgctcTTATGTtaccaaagtcacgtgactagccatattgccagtcaaacaacgtattcttccaaaaacaaaaacttgtctTATAGGACAATGCCCggagttttgtctgatatcgttaaacatttaaaaggcgATAATAgatgaaggtatgtggaaaaatgagagacatatttggcatagaggacccatacttaatgctgaagtcgatgttttcgccgataagaaagtagACTATTAACCcgtttccgcttgtcttggacaactggatctacaaatgtatctggtgagtaaatcgtcacgatttacacagaagagtttgaaagcgtataaaagtctggacgcaaacaaatacttcgttgctggatctgttctcaatcaagaataaatcccaatagtgatggagccactcagatttttttcaatacaaataccaatatttaaataaattacccccGGTTTTACACGAATTCACGTTCCTTAacaacccattcgtgggcatcgtcccatttttgggacatcatgattttcacgtattctatccttcagtatatcaaaatatttaagtgatttaatctgaagccataatttggtatcaggagacgataacatcggtcaaagttagcagttatattttgggatgagattataaattagtaaagatcatataacttaaccataaacggaaaataagtgttatttccttgattgtggtctGTTAGGAGAcgtatctcaataaggcaaaaaattccCACCCTACCCATGAATGtgttaactatgattgggggggaaaaagaccGCAAATCGGCTCCTCCACAAAGAGTGTTGCGGCCActcgttaaactttggtaaacctctctgtgacaggctttttttttttttaataaatatgcattgttctcaaatgagtccaatgtgtatgtgttaaaaaaaaaaaaaaaaaaggaaaagaaaataaacgctgggatgggcttcagcccccgtacacagaagcatgttgcagccacacattaacctacgtaaacctcttgCGAAAgacaattttccttttttaaatacgcattgaactcatttgagaacaatgcatatttaaaaaaaaaaaaagtcatacattgtgatttctcgatttttatttttagatgatctctatcacagtggacatgcacctatgatgaaaatttcacacccctccatgatttctaagtgggagaacttttaatatagcagggtgttcacgttcttactttcttcactgtacatatgtCTTCACCAGCGTCAGCTATCTTAACTACCTTCTCCCATGTCATAGCATGACTGAACCatatatcaagtcaagttacattttcattttttgccaagtctgatttttgacattttttttcacatttcacaaatcttcattattttttttatctctttatGCATGAGAGAGCCTAAATTAATGAGAAGTGATcagaaaatggcggcaccacagaaatattttgtttgaaaaaaaaaaagaaattccgaCGTTATGAtcctagttctgaaatgtaggaaatcagaACCACAACAGATATTTTTTTGGGCCCTATCTAAACAattaaggaaaataaaaataaaaaaaagtagataataatcataatattgataataagccaaataaaatagaatgattTATCCGACAACAACAACCTTGACAACAAAGACTGCAGAAGTCAAAAGTCCATTTTTCACCCTTAGGAAAGTATTCTTGGTATTGTCAGAAGCCACCTTACCCAGGCAACGAAATCAAGAGTCTAGCTTGAAGCAACGGTGACAAGTTGtcaataaaattgattttttttttttcccttgcacTGATATTTTATCAAACCAAATTTATTCAATGATGACATTTAGCCACTGATTGTTAAAggattatttgtttttccagattCATAGAATTGTTTTCTTATCAATGGTTAATGCCTCGAGTAATGATCATGTATATTTATTAGGTAGGTCAATTAAGATTAATTTGGCAAGTATACACAATCTAGGGGAAAGTTGAATCCTTAAgtttaaaatgagattttttttgtgtataacGGAAGTCCAGAAGCATTGAATTGGTATACATTCCCATATTGCATGAAAATCGATAACTGGGGTATTTTAGGTGCATTGCGCACACATTTGATGGAGAAAAGCCCATTTTATGAACAGTGTACTAAAAATGTAGTCATTGGCGAGTACATATTCTACGAGGAGTAGATTTGGATTTTTcgtcattttaaatgtattgttaAATATCTGTATCCAATAGTTATGGTCGTTTGACATGGAAAGATCTTCTTCCCATTTGGTGATGAGTAGGTGTATTGATTTAgtacataaaattattttttaaacgcTTCAAAGATTTCTGGAAGAttttcctcgtgcctgcgtgttttttttatctgggtacttcggttttctcccacattccccaaaaaacataGGTTAATAGAGGATGCAAAATTTTTGCTGAATGTGGGTGTGATGGTTGTTTATTGATATGttccctccaattggctggccaccatttctgggtgtaccccacctcttgcccagagaCAGCTGGGTGAGAGGCTCCAGTACACCCACGACCCCGTTGTGGATAAGcgatacagaaaatgaaagagtACAGTACTTAAGGGATCACCCTTGGTCAAAAACGTATAATTTAAATATAATAGATTTATTGGAGACATGGcgacacagctgtagagcgtcggcctcacagttttgagtaccagggttcaaatccctgtcctgcctgtgtggagtttgcatattctacccatgcctgcatggattttctccaggcactttggtttcctcccacatccccaagacATTCAtaaattggccactctaaattccccccccaagtgtgattgagtgcgattgtgagtgcgacttgtctgtctccatgtgccctgcaattggctggcaaccagttcagggtgttccctgcctcctgctcattgacagctgggagaggttccagcactccccgtaagCCTTGTcagggtaagcggctcagaaaatggatgtatgtatggatggaataCATTTATTGTTAAAAACTGATCTTATTATTGGAATATtagttattttgacattttaacttTGTAGTTTCACTCTCCATGTGAAGGTTTCCCCATCGTAAAATCTTCAAATAAATTGAAGTGTGTTTTTAGTGTGGAGAGAACTCCCAACAGTGTTATCCAGAGTAGTAGTAAAGGGAGGAGCTACCAACAGTCCTACCAGACATTGATGGCAGCTTCACATCTCTGCTTGACAAGGGCCCGAACGTCCCTGCGTCTCAACATAAAAAGAAGAGCACCAAAGTTGGACGATTTCATAGTGAGTCATCCTAAATTGCTTCTCACTTAATGAGAGAGATACAGCTTGTGACTAACTACTCCTTCACTTTTAATAGGATAAGGTGAACCCTCACCATTTGGAGTCGCTGATGAAAAGAGAATGGCAGCTGTCCTATGTCACACCCCTCTACCGATTCCGTTACACCCAGCTGAAGAGCTATGCCAGGCAGCTCTCTGCATTTATGGCTGCAGAGAAGCAACAAGGTCTGGCAGTGGAGGTGGGAGGTACACTTTGCTTTAGTGTCTCCTTCTCTGTGGTTCATGGCCTGGTTGGGACAGATATTGATGCAGAGGCCATCTTAATAGAGGTGAGCAGAGGACTGTAGAGAAAATGCTCATAATGTTAATTTTAAGGACATTTACAAGGTTCATTTGGTTACCCTTTGTCTCTTACTACAGATCTACTCGAAGTCCTTGTTTACCAGCCAGGATGAGTGCCAGAAGACAGTATGGACTGGCTGGCTAGCATGTGTCAATGGCAACCCTGACTACATTAACTCACTTCCAAAAGAGTTTGTCTGTCTACCACTCTTTGGGAGCAGTGGGACTGAGGCACTCACTGCTTTGGTCAAATTATGGTTCCAGAAGAACTTTGACTGCTGCTTTGGATTGTTGGAGATCAGCAACACCAGCTTGCAGTGGTTGGTGGCATTATGGACAAATTGCCACACAGACTCCAATGTCAAGCAACTCAAAATGATTTGGACTCTTCCAGTAGAGCCACTGCTTCATGTCACCTATGCTGTAAACCCAACTGATGCGTGGGAGCTATGGCGTACTATAAGAAGGGATCCACCACAAGCGGTGGAAGAAGACGACATTATTCATATAGACGAGGTAATAAGGCTCATGAAGGGGCTCCTGTGCCAATTCTACCGACACTTCAAGGTGGATCTTTCAGCTGGGAGCCTGAGCCATGTATCCACAGCGCTGGGCACAGCTAAATGTAGCGGAAAGATCAAGGTACCATCATTGGAAAAAGGATTTCCATTCCGGTTTGTCACGCCAAACAAAACAGAGGTCAAcaattatttgtgcttttgtttcAGATTTCCAACAGCAAATGCATGTCCACCACACTGACGATGCTGACCGAATGTGCCCTCTTCAAAATGCCAATTTAAAGAGACTATCAGGAAGACGTGAAATTCACTGTCAAAGTCCAATACATTTCGTCTTCTTGCTCTCTTAAATATTaggattgtaaaaaaaaagtgtcaatttttACCTGTACAAGTCATCTGTGTAGTTTCCACAAACAACCACTTTTTTTCTAGCATTGTTTCTCCATGCCAacttttgtaaaaagaaaattgtaacCGTAGCTGTTATAAAACATTGTAGAGGGGTACCAATGAAGAACAGATTACATTTTGCTGAGCATCTAGGTAAAGCTGTAAATGCAGACAAGTTATGACTCCTCATCAGTGCTATAATCAACCCACATGAATCTGTCCATAATTCATCACAACTCAAGTAGCCTGCTTTCTCAcaaacaaataagtatttatgtccttccacaaatgtttttgcaataCTGTAGTTAATTTTTGTTGAAGCAACCAGTCTTTGTGGGATTTTGCACAATGTATATTCatatgtagcttttttttttaaatagctggcATTGttataataaattatttttaaactgtGCAATATCTTCtttttaccccccaccccattccGGTTTATCCTGTTAGGTGTCACCACAGcacatctttttctatctaagccgatcgcctgcatcttcctctctaacacccactgtcatcatgtctttcctcacaacattcatcaaccttctctttggtcttcctcttgctcttttgcctggcagctccatcctcagcacccttctaccactaTATTCACTCTCGCCtctcagtgatgaaagtcctccgaattttcccagaattctggatttttaaatttttatgaaaatagctcagaaaaattgcctaaaattaatccggatattagttgacaacattggacgaagatgcgtttgagttcgttgttttgctttcacgacgtagccatgttgaggcaccaACACTAGTAAGAGTAATGCCCCTCTCATTCTCTCAAGTCggcgcttattttgtgtggtcttgacattaatttacgtgtttatttcataaacattgttaaccaaacaagcctgctccaaccgGTATTCaacctgaaacaggaaatgcaagttaaccatgttgggcatgtacgaaagcgcatgttcagaactgcttcacgtaatgcgagcgcatttgcGTCGAAAGACATTaatatcatgagccatgtcaaaggaaattcagttacaccaggggtgctcattgcgtcaatcgcgaggcagtgtgacggcgtaaaaaaacaggaatgtttgttccaatgtatcactagcttgttgcactaacgccgattatgttgaactgaacttttagcattttcaaaacattgcggggatAGACCGTTTAtttcttgacaggccagtgcatttaacttttcagatcaataatttttattgatgaaaaatgttaaataacgtttgaaattggaaatgatcatttctgagtttcaaattttagttttctattttagttatatatttccttattttatttttaatttacagttatgttatattaatccagtaagttattttaaggccatccctaatcacacccgcaactttatctgcgggcaatcgggcatgactgaccacacctgtacatttttcaaatgtgagtgactgtgtgtgtgtgtgtgtgtgtgtgtgtgtatatatatatatatatatatatatatatatatatattatatatatatatatatacacacacacacacacacacacatatatatatatatacacacacacacatatatacacgtatatatatatatatatatgtatacacagatatacacacgtatatatatatatatatataatatacacacacacacacatatatatacgtatatatatgtatatatatatatatatacacgcatACTTATACAtatgcgtatatatatatatatatacacacacacatatatacaggtatatatatatatatatacatatacatacatatatatatacatacatatatatatatacatacatacatatatatatagatatatacatacatacatacatatatagatatatatatatacatacatatagatatatatatatataatatatatatatatatagatatatacatacatatatagatatatatatatatatagatatatatatatacatacatacatatatatagatatatacatacagatatatatatatataatacatacatatatatatatatataatacatacatacatatacatatatatatatatagatatatacatacatacatatatatatatatatacatacatacatatagatatatatatatacatacagacatatatatatatatatatatatatatacatacatatatatatatattatatatatatatactacatacatatattcatacatacatatatacatacatacatacatactatatatatatatatatatatatatatatatatatatacattaaaggcaactgattatactattagtattactagatctatatctaataTAGTAAGCAATGTGGTCgtgtgtatcagtacaacgcgacaagaaatttgagacttaaacgttaatcgtaattactacagatcaacttctttaacatgttttgct
This DNA window, taken from Syngnathoides biaculeatus isolate LvHL_M chromosome 2, ASM1980259v1, whole genome shotgun sequence, encodes the following:
- the cenpl gene encoding centromere protein L isoform X2 yields the protein MWNSVERTPNSVIQSSSKGRSYQQSYQTLMAASHLCLTRARTSLRLNIKRRAPKLDDFIDKVNPHHLESLMKREWQLSYVTPLYRFRYTQLKSYARQLSAFMAAEKQQGLAVEVGGTLCFSVSFSVVHGLVGTDIDAEAILIEIYSKSLFTSQDECQKTVWTGWLACVNGNPDYINSLPKEFVCLPLFGSSGTEALTALVKLWFQKNFDCCFGLLEISNTSLQWLVALWTNCHTDSNVKQLKMIWTLPVEPLLHVTYAVNPTDAWELWRTIRRDPPQAVEEDDIIHIDEVIRLMKGLLCQFYRHFKVDLSAGSLSHVSTALGTAKCSGKIKISNSKCMSTTLTMLTECALFKMPI
- the cenpl gene encoding centromere protein L isoform X3, whose amino-acid sequence is MAASHLCLTRARTSLRLNIKRRAPKLDDFIDKVNPHHLESLMKREWQLSYVTPLYRFRYTQLKSYARQLSAFMAAEKQQGLAVEVGGTLCFSVSFSVVHGLVGTDIDAEAILIEIYSKSLFTSQDECQKTVWTGWLACVNGNPDYINSLPKEFVCLPLFGSSGTEALTALVKLWFQKNFDCCFGLLEISNTSLQWLVALWTNCHTDSNVKQLKMIWTLPVEPLLHVTYAVNPTDAWELWRTIRRDPPQAVEEDDIIHIDEVIRLMKGLLCQFYRHFKVDLSAGSLSHVSTALGTAKCSGKIKISNSKCMSTTLTMLTECALFKMPI
- the cenpl gene encoding centromere protein L isoform X1; its protein translation is MIYVSMYGVVFRVYKSYVERTPNSVIQSSSKGRSYQQSYQTLMAASHLCLTRARTSLRLNIKRRAPKLDDFIDKVNPHHLESLMKREWQLSYVTPLYRFRYTQLKSYARQLSAFMAAEKQQGLAVEVGGTLCFSVSFSVVHGLVGTDIDAEAILIEIYSKSLFTSQDECQKTVWTGWLACVNGNPDYINSLPKEFVCLPLFGSSGTEALTALVKLWFQKNFDCCFGLLEISNTSLQWLVALWTNCHTDSNVKQLKMIWTLPVEPLLHVTYAVNPTDAWELWRTIRRDPPQAVEEDDIIHIDEVIRLMKGLLCQFYRHFKVDLSAGSLSHVSTALGTAKCSGKIKISNSKCMSTTLTMLTECALFKMPI